The sequence below is a genomic window from Leptotrichia sp. oral taxon 215 str. W9775.
TGATGCCTGCATTAAAGGAAAAAGTTGCAAAAGTTGGATATAATGTACCAATTGAAGGGGAAAATACAGAAGCAAGCTGGAATGATACATTTACAAAAGCAAAAGATGTATTTGCAATTGATCCTACAACATTACCGAACACATACTTAAAATACTACTTATTCCCTGATTATGTGGTAGAGCATTCAAACCCTAACCACACAAGAGCAAATGAAGTAATGGAAGGAAGAGAAAAGTTTGTATTTGGTGAATGTAAAGCAATTGCAGAAAAAGGAACTGCAAAAGACAGCAAACTTCACGTAGATGACCATGCATCATATATAGTTGATTTAGCAAGAGCAATCGCTTATAATACAAAGGAAAGAATGCTATTAATCGTAGAAAATGACGGAGCATTGTCAAACTTTGATCCAACTGCAATGGTAGAAGTACCTTGTTTAGTAGGTTCAAATGGACCTGAAAAAATAGTTCAGGGGAAAATTCCTCAATTCCAAAAAGGATTAATGGAACAACAAGTTTCTGTTGAAAAATTAACAGTAGAAGCATGGATTGAAGGGTCATACCAAAAATTATGGCAGGCAATCACATTGTCAAGAACTGTGCCAAGTGCATCTGTTGCAAAAGCAATATTGGATGATTTAATTGAAGCTAATAAGGACTTCTGGCCAGTGCTGAAATAGTTTATAAATTAGAATAATCAAAATTAAAAAACATATTTATTTTCTGAGATTATCTTAAAAGTTAAAAAGATTTATTTTTAAAT
It includes:
- a CDS encoding 6-phospho-alpha-glucosidase; its protein translation is MKKFSIVVAGGGSTFTPGIVLMLLDNLDKFPIRQIKFYDNDAERQEIIAKACDIIIKEKAPDINFVYTTDPETAFTDVDFVMAHIRVGKYAMREKDEKIPLKHGVLGQETCGPGGIAYGMRSIGGVIELVDYMEKYSPNAWMLNYSNPAAIVAEATRRLRPNSKILNICDMPIGIELRMAEMLGLESRKDMVIRYFGLNHFGWWTDIRDKEGNDLMPALKEKVAKVGYNVPIEGENTEASWNDTFTKAKDVFAIDPTTLPNTYLKYYLFPDYVVEHSNPNHTRANEVMEGREKFVFGECKAIAEKGTAKDSKLHVDDHASYIVDLARAIAYNTKERMLLIVENDGALSNFDPTAMVEVPCLVGSNGPEKIVQGKIPQFQKGLMEQQVSVEKLTVEAWIEGSYQKLWQAITLSRTVPSASVAKAILDDLIEANKDFWPVLK